The following are encoded together in the Salvia hispanica cultivar TCC Black 2014 chromosome 6, UniMelb_Shisp_WGS_1.0, whole genome shotgun sequence genome:
- the LOC125194725 gene encoding secreted RxLR effector protein 161-like — protein MKRIPYASAIGSIMYAMISTRPDVAYALSMTGRFQQNPGEEHWKTVKTILKYLRRTKEYFLVYGGQPELSVTGYTDASFQTDHDDYKSQSGYVFILNGGAVSWNSSKQGTTADSTTEAEYIAASEAAKEAVALLEFVKELGVVPSASSAIPLYCDNTGAVAQAKEPRATNRNKHVPRRYHLIREIIERGDIKLERVPTDDNLADPFTKPLCIAKHNKHFESLGVKHVGRWL, from the coding sequence ATGAAGAGGATCCCATATGCTTCGGCTATAGGATCTATTATGTATGCCATGATATCTACTAGGCCAGATGTGGCCTATGCGCTTAGCATGACAGGCAGATTTCAGCAAAATCCCGGTGAGGAACATTGGAAAACTGTTAAGACTATTCTTAAGTACCTTAGAAGGACTAAAGAATATTTCTTAGTCTATGGTGGACAACCAGAGTTATCAGTTACTGGGTATACTGATGCTAGTTTCCAAACAGACCATGACGACTATAAGTCTCAGTCTGGATATGTTTTTATCCTCAATGGTGGAGCAGTGAGTTGGAATAGTTCCAAACAAGGTACAACTGCCGATTCCACCACCGAAGCCGAGTATATTGCTGCATCTGAAGCTGCCAAAGAAGCTGTTGCTTTGTTAGAGTTCGTTAAGGAACTGGGTGTTGTTCCGAGTGCCAGTAGTGCAATACCTTTGTACTGTGACAACACTGGTGCTGTTGCGCAAGCAAAAGAACCCAGAGCTACGAACAGGAACAAGCATGTTCCTAGAAGATATCATCTGATCAgagaaataattgaaagaggcgacataaaattagaaagagtACCCACTGATGATAATTTAGCTGATCCTTTCACTAAACCGTTATGTATAGCAAAACACAACAAGCACTTTGAGAGCTTAGGTGTTAAGCATGTTGGTAGATGGCTTTGA